One genomic segment of Nocardia spumae includes these proteins:
- a CDS encoding alpha/beta hydrolase gives MGFSFYRYCTSLILYELDTVWHAEHDRTAEEGVPMTEQDASEAVEREKVRFRSGDTVCAAWYYRGTNGACVIMAGGFGVPKEPATDQFAKRFNDEGFAVLAFDYRRVGESGGQPRLAFSAGDQLDDWQAAIDFARTLPGVDPAKLAVWAFSASGGHIFRVAARNPQLGAAIAQTPNPDGPAVSRNAMRHQKTLAMLRFTGLGILDALGSLVRRPPRLVPLVGEPGTVAMLTTPDGIDTGRALRSHRYPAWEQMIAARTALRFTLYRPGRVASRIQPPLLVMVCDRDQTSLVEPSVKAANRAPRGEIARIPGHHYAPFLDEHERAVDAQLSFLRGHLLDHRADRSGLRHSARK, from the coding sequence ATGGGATTCTCCTTCTATCGGTATTGTACGAGTCTGATATTATACGAGTTAGATACAGTGTGGCATGCAGAGCATGACCGGACAGCGGAAGAGGGTGTCCCCATGACCGAACAAGACGCATCCGAGGCCGTCGAGCGGGAGAAGGTTCGATTCCGTAGCGGCGACACTGTCTGTGCCGCTTGGTATTACCGGGGAACCAACGGTGCGTGCGTGATCATGGCCGGCGGGTTCGGTGTGCCGAAGGAGCCGGCCACCGACCAGTTCGCGAAGCGATTCAACGACGAGGGATTCGCGGTACTCGCCTTCGACTACCGCCGCGTCGGCGAGAGCGGAGGGCAGCCCCGCCTCGCCTTTTCCGCCGGAGACCAGCTCGATGATTGGCAAGCCGCGATCGACTTCGCCCGGACCCTTCCCGGCGTCGATCCGGCCAAGCTCGCGGTGTGGGCGTTCTCCGCCTCGGGCGGTCATATCTTCCGAGTTGCGGCGCGCAACCCGCAGCTCGGCGCGGCGATCGCCCAGACACCGAACCCCGATGGCCCGGCCGTGAGCCGCAACGCCATGCGCCATCAGAAGACACTCGCGATGCTGCGTTTCACCGGCCTGGGTATTCTCGACGCCCTGGGTAGCCTCGTGCGGCGGCCGCCGCGATTGGTGCCGCTCGTCGGAGAGCCCGGGACTGTCGCGATGCTCACGACGCCGGACGGAATCGATACCGGACGCGCTTTGCGTTCGCATCGGTATCCCGCCTGGGAGCAGATGATCGCCGCCCGTACCGCGCTGCGCTTCACGCTCTATCGGCCGGGGCGCGTCGCGTCCCGCATACAGCCGCCGCTACTGGTCATGGTCTGCGATCGCGATCAGACGTCGCTGGTCGAGCCCTCCGTGAAGGCGGCGAACCGCGCTCCGCGTGGGGAGATCGCCCGTATCCCCGGTCACCACTACGCCCCGTTCCTGGACGAACACGAGCGGGCCGTAGACGCGCAGTTGTCCTTCCTGCGCGGGCACCTGCTCGATCATCGAGCGGATCGGTCCGGCCTTCGTCACAGCGCTCGGAAGTGA
- a CDS encoding alpha/beta fold hydrolase, translating into MTPVKRIELSAGTIDYRDTGGDGPAIVLLHGLMMDASLWDGPIADLAAGYRCVAPTLPLGAHRHGMHDGADLSLPGIARLVLEFIGRLDLDDVTLVGNDTGGALVQLLMGPLADEDGAAFSGQRIGRVVLVSCEAFDNFPPGLTGKTLMLSGKLSPPLFGLFMRQMRFRMLRRSPLAFGWLTRRGDATVAGWMKPASTRPEVRRDAVRMLRAAAADTSLLLDAAKQLPNFDRPALVVWAIDDRVMPPEHGRRLAELLPVATLIEIADSDTLIPLDQPRRLARAIREFTRSPRATEPPR; encoded by the coding sequence GTGACGCCTGTGAAGCGGATCGAATTGTCCGCGGGAACCATCGATTATCGGGACACCGGCGGTGACGGCCCCGCCATCGTGCTGCTGCACGGATTGATGATGGACGCTTCGCTGTGGGACGGGCCGATCGCCGACCTGGCCGCCGGCTATCGATGTGTCGCACCGACATTGCCACTCGGCGCGCATCGGCACGGGATGCACGACGGCGCGGATCTGTCGTTGCCCGGGATAGCCAGGCTGGTTCTGGAATTCATCGGCCGCCTCGACCTGGATGATGTGACCCTCGTCGGCAATGACACCGGCGGCGCACTGGTTCAGCTCCTCATGGGCCCGCTCGCCGATGAGGATGGCGCCGCGTTCTCGGGACAGCGCATCGGCCGAGTCGTACTGGTCTCGTGCGAGGCGTTCGACAATTTTCCTCCGGGTCTCACCGGCAAGACGCTCATGCTTTCCGGCAAGCTCTCACCGCCGTTGTTCGGACTGTTCATGCGGCAGATGAGGTTTCGCATGCTCCGGCGCAGCCCGCTCGCCTTCGGATGGCTGACCAGGCGCGGCGACGCGACGGTCGCGGGGTGGATGAAGCCGGCCTCGACCCGGCCGGAGGTCCGCCGCGACGCGGTACGAATGCTGCGCGCCGCGGCGGCGGATACGAGCCTCTTGCTCGACGCGGCGAAGCAGCTGCCGAATTTCGACCGCCCCGCACTGGTGGTGTGGGCAATCGACGATCGGGTCATGCCACCCGAACACGGCAGGCGCCTCGCCGAATTGCTCCCGGTCGCAACGCTGATCGAGATAGCGGACAGTGACACACTCATCCCGCTCGACCAACCACGGCGACTCGCGCGGGCCATCCGGGAGTTCACGCGTTCGCCCCGTGCAACCGAACCGCCGCGGTAG
- a CDS encoding nuclear transport factor 2 family protein gives MHTDDNKTLLQNIFARMAAGDTNALSDAMADEFRWTFPGNWSWSRSWGPKSTALHGLLRPLMSQFTEYRIMADAIHADGDRVVVQAHSAAVTTRGSAYDQVYCFVFTVADGLLTEVVEYCDTALVERVLEPLRPA, from the coding sequence GTGCATACCGATGACAACAAGACGTTGCTGCAGAACATCTTCGCTCGCATGGCCGCGGGTGACACCAACGCACTGAGCGATGCCATGGCCGACGAATTTCGCTGGACCTTTCCGGGAAACTGGTCCTGGTCGCGTAGTTGGGGGCCGAAATCGACAGCGCTACACGGTCTGCTTCGGCCGTTGATGTCTCAATTCACCGAGTACCGCATCATGGCGGATGCCATCCACGCCGACGGTGATCGCGTCGTCGTGCAGGCACACAGTGCCGCCGTCACCACCCGCGGCTCGGCTTACGACCAGGTCTACTGCTTCGTGTTCACGGTCGCCGACGGCCTGCTCACCGAGGTCGTCGAATATTGCGACACGGCCCTTGTCGAGCGAGTTCTCGAGCCGTTGCGTCCCGCGTGA
- a CDS encoding LysR family transcriptional regulator, with protein sequence MGEFSILGLRVVREAARSGSFSTAAERLGYTQSAVSRQIALMELAAGRELFERHARGVRPTAAGRIVVRHAEVVLGELDSARERLDRLDDRPTTVRVGAFSTAMAALIPRAIALTSARILLREGTSPRLLTALGRGRLDLAVVTAADPIPGDVVVEHVVDDPLLVAVGPGHRLAGQRSVTPEQLRDERWIAGSSEVGGTLLGAWHDPHHDHDPDIAFVARDWFAKLGLVAAGMGVTVVPGIAVPMLPSAVAVVRIDHRAAMRRTVMVRGPQISAAAAAFVDAVHDSVAGLAIEIGQRTRGVGTDPA encoded by the coding sequence ATGGGTGAATTCAGTATCCTCGGATTGCGGGTGGTCCGCGAGGCCGCGCGATCCGGCTCCTTTTCGACCGCGGCGGAGCGGCTCGGCTATACCCAGTCCGCCGTCTCCCGCCAGATCGCGCTGATGGAGCTGGCCGCGGGGCGGGAACTGTTCGAACGCCATGCCCGCGGTGTGCGACCGACGGCCGCCGGCCGGATCGTGGTGCGGCACGCGGAGGTGGTCCTGGGTGAGCTCGACAGCGCGCGAGAACGACTCGACAGACTGGACGACCGCCCCACTACGGTGCGGGTCGGCGCTTTCTCGACTGCGATGGCGGCCTTGATTCCACGAGCGATCGCACTCACGTCCGCGCGAATTCTGCTGCGAGAGGGCACAAGTCCGCGGCTGCTCACCGCGCTCGGCCGTGGCCGACTGGACCTGGCAGTAGTCACGGCGGCAGATCCGATACCGGGCGACGTGGTGGTCGAACACGTGGTCGACGATCCGCTGCTGGTCGCGGTGGGGCCGGGCCATCGGCTGGCAGGACAGCGCAGCGTGACCCCCGAACAGTTGCGCGATGAGCGGTGGATCGCGGGTAGTTCGGAAGTCGGTGGCACCCTGCTCGGCGCCTGGCACGACCCGCATCACGACCACGACCCCGACATCGCCTTCGTGGCCCGTGATTGGTTCGCGAAACTCGGGCTGGTCGCGGCGGGAATGGGCGTGACCGTGGTTCCGGGTATCGCGGTTCCCATGCTGCCCTCCGCCGTCGCCGTGGTTCGCATCGATCACCGGGCCGCGATGCGCAGGACTGTGATGGTCCGTGGCCCGCAGATCTCGGCGGCGGCCGCCGCGTTCGTGGATGCCGTTCACGACAGTGTGGCCGGGCTGGCTATCGAGATCGGGCAGCGGACACGGGGTGTCGGCACGGACCCGGCGTAG
- a CDS encoding NAD(P)/FAD-dependent oxidoreductase: MSTNEVVVIGGGYAGVMAANRLLQRDDVRVTVINPREVFVPRLRLHQLVGATHDAAVEYREILAEQVRLVVDSVTRIDADARTVHLSGGDSIGYDYLVYAVGSGIPAPRVPGAAEFAYPVATVEAAQRLRSVLFDTPVSVPVTVIGGGPTGIETAAELAEQGRAITVACGSVLAPYLHPKARRTARKYLAKLGVTVVEGSDVTAIERHAVQLGDGRTLTSEVTIWAAGFGVPDLAGRSGLSVDATGRLLTDETLTSIDDERIVAAGDSSAPSDLPFRMSAYTAYCLGAHAADTVLHRIAGEQPAPIDLAFPAMCLSFGRDAGIYQLGHKDETAMRLYFGGFAGKKLKEFACEAGIKHLATEARKPGSHHWFSDGEHRPALLRARRSASAAPVA, from the coding sequence ATGAGCACCAACGAAGTCGTTGTGATCGGTGGCGGGTACGCCGGTGTGATGGCGGCCAACCGCCTCCTGCAGCGTGACGATGTGCGGGTGACCGTGATCAACCCCCGCGAGGTTTTCGTGCCGCGGCTGCGGTTGCACCAGCTGGTGGGCGCGACCCACGACGCGGCCGTCGAATACCGGGAGATCCTGGCCGAGCAGGTCCGGCTGGTGGTCGACAGCGTGACGCGGATCGACGCGGACGCCCGCACGGTGCACCTGAGCGGCGGAGACAGCATTGGATACGACTACCTGGTCTACGCGGTGGGAAGCGGGATCCCCGCGCCGCGGGTGCCGGGCGCGGCCGAATTCGCCTATCCGGTAGCGACTGTGGAGGCTGCGCAACGACTGCGGTCGGTCCTGTTCGACACCCCGGTCTCGGTCCCGGTGACGGTGATCGGGGGCGGACCGACCGGCATCGAGACCGCCGCCGAGCTGGCCGAGCAGGGACGCGCGATCACCGTGGCCTGCGGTAGCGTTCTCGCTCCCTACCTGCACCCCAAGGCCCGGCGCACCGCCCGCAAGTACCTCGCGAAGCTCGGGGTGACCGTCGTCGAAGGGTCCGACGTCACCGCCATCGAGCGCCACGCTGTACAGCTCGGCGACGGCCGGACCCTGACGAGTGAGGTCACGATCTGGGCCGCCGGCTTCGGCGTCCCCGACCTGGCCGGTCGCAGCGGGCTGAGCGTCGACGCGACCGGGCGTCTGCTCACCGACGAGACGCTGACCAGTATCGACGACGAACGCATCGTCGCGGCGGGTGATTCGTCGGCCCCCTCGGACCTGCCGTTCCGGATGAGTGCGTACACGGCGTACTGCCTGGGAGCACACGCGGCCGACACCGTGCTGCACCGGATCGCCGGTGAACAGCCCGCACCGATCGACCTCGCCTTTCCCGCCATGTGCCTCAGCTTCGGCCGCGACGCCGGGATCTACCAGCTCGGTCACAAGGACGAGACCGCCATGCGGCTGTACTTCGGTGGGTTCGCCGGTAAGAAGCTCAAGGAATTCGCGTGCGAAGCGGGGATCAAGCACCTGGCTACCGAGGCCCGCAAACCCGGTTCGCACCACTGGTTCTCCGACGGTGAACACCGGCCCGCACTGCTGCGGGCCCGGCGCTCCGCCAGCGCCGCACCGGTCGCGTAG
- a CDS encoding serine hydrolase domain-containing protein produces the protein MWLRAGAFYGRTVRPLVLVTICAVAMLPAACAPRPPATVPSPAAGADASDRVRGDLDTVVRTGAVGAIATLTTGGSTTVATSGLADIAAKTAIPTDRPEYVRVGSITKTFTAAVVLQLVAEHRIALDVSVDTYLPGLLSDARDITVRRILGHRSGLPEPPDSPETNEYQAARDGRTFTPAQEIELALRYPLKFAPGNRFEYSNTNYIVAGMVIEAVTGHRYGDELRDRIFTPLHLSNTYLPATGEHVLRDPHPTGYGTVEGIVTDETRMEPSLPWASGAMVSTGADLNRFFIALAAGQIVPQAEWSQMLDGADMGNGDGMFYGLGVGYTRLQCGAQFVGNVGGVYGFSAIAGATDTGRAAAISYTGTPAAVDIRSLLNHALCE, from the coding sequence ATGTGGTTGCGGGCCGGGGCCTTCTACGGTCGCACCGTGCGTCCCCTCGTCCTCGTCACGATCTGCGCAGTGGCGATGCTGCCGGCCGCGTGCGCGCCCCGCCCGCCCGCAACTGTCCCGAGTCCGGCGGCTGGAGCCGACGCCTCGGACAGAGTGCGCGGTGACCTCGACACAGTGGTCCGCACCGGCGCTGTCGGAGCCATTGCCACTCTCACCACGGGCGGATCCACGACCGTGGCGACTTCCGGCCTCGCCGACATCGCGGCGAAGACCGCGATACCCACCGATCGTCCCGAATACGTGCGTGTCGGCAGTATCACCAAGACCTTCACCGCCGCGGTCGTGCTGCAACTGGTGGCCGAACACAGAATCGCTCTCGACGTCTCGGTGGACACCTATCTGCCCGGTCTGCTCAGCGATGCGCGCGACATCACGGTGCGCCGGATCCTGGGGCATCGCAGCGGTCTGCCCGAACCGCCCGACTCTCCGGAGACGAACGAGTACCAGGCGGCGCGAGACGGCCGGACCTTCACGCCCGCGCAAGAGATCGAGCTCGCCCTGCGGTATCCCCTGAAGTTCGCCCCCGGCAACCGATTCGAGTACTCCAACACCAATTACATCGTCGCCGGCATGGTGATCGAGGCGGTTACCGGGCATCGCTACGGCGACGAGCTGCGCGATCGCATTTTCACACCGTTGCATCTGTCGAACACCTATCTGCCCGCCACCGGCGAACACGTTCTGCGCGACCCGCATCCCACCGGCTACGGCACGGTCGAGGGCATCGTCACCGACGAGACCCGCATGGAACCGTCGCTGCCGTGGGCTTCGGGTGCGATGGTCAGCACCGGCGCGGACCTCAACCGATTCTTCATCGCCTTGGCGGCCGGACAGATAGTCCCGCAGGCCGAGTGGAGCCAGATGCTCGACGGCGCCGATATGGGCAACGGCGACGGCATGTTCTACGGTCTCGGAGTCGGCTACACCCGATTACAGTGCGGCGCACAGTTCGTCGGCAATGTCGGCGGCGTGTACGGATTCTCCGCCATCGCGGGCGCCACCGACACCGGGCGCGCGGCCGCGATCTCCTATACCGGCACACCCGCGGCCGTGGATATCCGCAGCCTGCTCAACCACGCCCTGTGCGAATGA
- a CDS encoding DUF1684 domain-containing protein has protein sequence MAAQATSATEADTFTTEWQAWHRRQEAQLSDRHGFLAITGLHWLTETPQRFGDAPGAWSTGTDGVVVVLDEGEELSIDGDPVRGRYAFGVIPERGGVNAVWGDAVIEVAKRGGNDIVRPRHPDNPLRTAFHGTPAFAPDRKWVVTGRYVAFDEPRPTTVGAAVEGLEHVYDAPGEVEFEVDGQPLRLTAFPGKNAGDLSVLFTDATSGVSTYAANRVLQVPAPAADATVVLDFNRAVNLPCAYTDLATCPLPPAQNRLPIAVEAGEKIPYERRG, from the coding sequence ATGGCAGCACAGGCGACGTCGGCCACCGAAGCGGACACGTTCACCACCGAGTGGCAGGCATGGCATCGGCGGCAGGAGGCGCAGCTGTCCGACCGGCACGGGTTCCTGGCCATCACGGGTCTGCACTGGCTCACCGAGACCCCGCAGCGTTTCGGCGATGCGCCCGGCGCGTGGTCGACCGGGACCGACGGTGTGGTGGTCGTGCTGGACGAGGGTGAAGAGCTGAGCATCGACGGAGATCCGGTGCGCGGCCGCTACGCGTTCGGTGTCATCCCCGAACGGGGTGGTGTGAACGCGGTGTGGGGAGATGCGGTGATCGAGGTCGCCAAGCGGGGCGGCAACGATATCGTGCGTCCTCGGCATCCGGACAATCCGCTGCGCACCGCTTTTCACGGCACTCCGGCATTCGCGCCGGATCGCAAGTGGGTGGTGACCGGTCGCTATGTCGCCTTCGACGAGCCGCGCCCGACGACGGTCGGCGCGGCGGTGGAAGGGCTCGAGCACGTCTACGACGCTCCGGGAGAGGTCGAATTCGAGGTCGACGGTCAGCCGTTGCGCCTGACCGCGTTCCCCGGCAAGAACGCCGGTGATCTGTCGGTGTTGTTCACCGACGCGACCTCGGGTGTCAGCACCTACGCGGCGAATCGGGTGCTGCAGGTACCGGCGCCGGCCGCCGACGCGACGGTGGTGCTCGACTTCAATCGAGCGGTGAATCTGCCGTGCGCATACACCGATCTGGCGACCTGCCCGCTGCCACCGGCGCAGAATCGGTTGCCGATCGCCGTCGAGGCGGGGGAGAAGATTCCCTACGAGCGCCGGGGATGA
- a CDS encoding LLM class flavin-dependent oxidoreductase → MSSPRISALAFLTPGNYLDDDPYTGLEDTLRLFEYGERLGFDGAWVRQRHLEHGVGSAAVFLAAAAQRTSRVELGAAVIPIGYESPFRLAEDLSLADVLSRGRLQPGFSAGRPPHADLIGDLVFDGDWHSFDLSYGRVSRLIENLRGHYLGDADTVIHSPGNTQRPRLQPYSPGLADRVWYGGGSTRSVRWAADNGLNLLSGNIVFGYRSDDFATAQLGLISDYRERIDPVRPARVAVGRVIVPFDSADRATRERYRAYAASRYERTLGPQGERRVLFASDVVGTAEQILEQLRADPVLAQTGELRPELPYEFHRADYEQILHDTVELIAPELGWTPALT, encoded by the coding sequence ATGAGCTCTCCGCGGATCAGCGCTCTGGCGTTTCTGACTCCGGGCAACTACCTCGACGACGATCCGTACACCGGCCTCGAGGACACGCTGCGGCTGTTCGAGTACGGCGAGCGCCTCGGGTTCGACGGCGCGTGGGTCCGGCAGCGGCATCTCGAGCACGGTGTCGGTTCGGCGGCGGTCTTCCTGGCCGCCGCCGCCCAGCGCACGAGCCGAGTGGAGTTGGGCGCGGCGGTCATTCCGATCGGCTACGAGAGCCCGTTCCGGCTGGCCGAGGACTTGTCGCTGGCCGATGTCCTGTCCAGGGGGCGCCTGCAGCCGGGATTCAGTGCGGGAAGGCCACCGCATGCCGACCTGATCGGCGATCTGGTCTTCGACGGTGACTGGCACAGTTTCGATCTGTCCTACGGCCGGGTCTCCCGGCTGATCGAGAACCTGCGCGGTCACTATCTCGGTGATGCCGACACCGTGATTCATTCGCCGGGCAATACTCAGCGCCCGCGCCTACAGCCGTACAGTCCGGGCCTGGCCGACCGCGTCTGGTACGGCGGCGGGAGCACCCGGTCGGTGCGCTGGGCCGCGGACAACGGGCTGAATCTGCTCAGCGGAAACATCGTATTCGGTTATCGCAGTGACGATTTCGCGACCGCGCAGCTGGGACTGATCAGCGATTACCGCGAGCGGATCGATCCGGTCCGACCGGCACGCGTCGCGGTCGGCCGGGTGATCGTTCCATTCGACAGCGCCGATCGCGCGACCCGCGAGCGATACCGCGCCTACGCCGCGAGCCGCTACGAACGCACCCTCGGCCCGCAGGGCGAGCGGCGGGTGCTGTTCGCCTCGGATGTCGTCGGGACCGCCGAGCAGATTCTCGAACAGCTGCGCGCCGATCCGGTGCTGGCGCAGACCGGCGAACTACGCCCGGAACTGCCGTATGAGTTCCATCGTGCGGACTACGAGCAGATCCTGCACGACACGGTGGAGCTGATCGCCCCCGAACTGGGGTGGACGCCCGCGCTCACCTAG
- a CDS encoding TetR/AcrR family transcriptional regulator, with protein MAERMSGTERRAQVLAIAAKEFAEHGLHGASTEAIARSAGITQAYVFRMFGTKKALFLELVRAAFERVSDGMRVAGEGKTGLDSLSAMGAQYFDLLADRTGLLLQLQGLAACGDPEVRDAVRSCFARLWGTAEDGTALDPVTVKTFLAFGMLLNAGAAMDVEQVDAAWAEGVRTRIRSGLFAHITTETNR; from the coding sequence ATGGCGGAGCGGATGAGCGGAACCGAGCGACGCGCCCAAGTGCTGGCCATCGCGGCGAAGGAGTTCGCCGAACACGGATTGCACGGGGCGTCGACGGAGGCGATCGCGAGGAGCGCAGGGATCACGCAGGCGTATGTCTTCCGGATGTTCGGGACGAAGAAGGCCCTGTTCCTGGAACTCGTGCGAGCGGCCTTCGAACGTGTCAGCGACGGGATGCGAGTCGCGGGGGAGGGGAAGACCGGCCTGGATTCGCTCTCGGCGATGGGCGCGCAGTACTTCGACCTGCTGGCCGACCGGACCGGGTTGTTGTTGCAGCTTCAGGGCCTCGCCGCATGCGGTGATCCGGAGGTTCGGGATGCGGTGCGGTCGTGTTTCGCGCGGCTGTGGGGAACCGCCGAGGACGGCACCGCACTCGATCCGGTGACGGTGAAGACGTTCCTGGCCTTCGGGATGTTGCTGAACGCCGGCGCCGCGATGGACGTCGAACAGGTCGACGCCGCATGGGCCGAGGGCGTGCGCACCCGGATCCGGTCCGGTCTGTTCGCGCACATCACCACCGAGACGAACCGATGA
- a CDS encoding MFS transporter: MSTRVDVSAQRDGRLGPALVCTALAGAVIGSVGAPLITPVATGMRVSLDAAQWTLTVTLFSGAIAGPVLGRLGSGPYRRVTILATLALVMVGGLLTVLPLPFAALLIGRGLQGLAVAVGALLMSVARTHLPPERSASTIAALSVASTVGIGVGYPAISLLDQVVGLRAAYGLGLVLSAVALVIAWRTLPAEAPGELPRIDVTGALLLALGTLGLLLVIAEPALWASGWPAAGLLAGSAAILAGWAFIELRTTAPLVDLRLLSRGPALRANSAILVAGAGLYLLFSLFTRYVQTPTTADYGFALPGVAAGAALIPFSLLGFVAGKAVPRLVARLTERWTYAFSSAVAVAGALLFAVGNRSLPAVLVAIALLGFAVGGVFAVMPKLVLVGVPRAETASVLSINQIARSIGMSIGSALAGLLLSATTPDDALLPTRNGYVTAALWALPALAVSALIIATDRSRRTESSVSQS, translated from the coding sequence ATGAGCACCCGCGTAGACGTCTCCGCCCAGCGGGACGGACGGCTCGGCCCCGCTCTGGTATGCACGGCGTTGGCGGGCGCGGTGATCGGCAGTGTCGGAGCGCCGCTCATCACGCCGGTCGCCACGGGAATGCGCGTGTCGCTGGACGCCGCGCAGTGGACCTTGACGGTGACGCTGTTCAGCGGGGCGATCGCGGGCCCGGTGCTGGGCAGGCTGGGCAGTGGACCGTATCGACGTGTCACCATCCTGGCAACCCTCGCCCTGGTCATGGTGGGCGGACTGCTGACGGTGCTCCCACTTCCGTTCGCGGCGTTGCTGATCGGACGCGGATTACAGGGGCTCGCGGTCGCGGTCGGCGCGCTGTTGATGAGTGTGGCTCGTACCCATCTCCCGCCCGAGCGCTCGGCATCGACGATCGCCGCGCTGTCGGTCGCGTCGACCGTCGGCATCGGGGTCGGCTATCCCGCGATCAGCTTGCTCGACCAAGTCGTGGGCCTGCGCGCCGCCTACGGCCTGGGACTCGTGCTGTCCGCCGTCGCACTCGTCATCGCCTGGCGGACACTGCCGGCGGAGGCGCCAGGGGAACTGCCCCGGATCGATGTCACCGGCGCGCTGCTGCTCGCGCTCGGCACTCTCGGCCTGCTCCTGGTCATCGCCGAACCCGCGCTGTGGGCGAGCGGGTGGCCGGCCGCCGGACTCCTGGCCGGCTCCGCCGCGATCCTGGCCGGGTGGGCGTTCATCGAATTGCGCACCACGGCACCACTGGTGGACCTGCGCTTGCTGAGCCGGGGACCCGCGCTCCGGGCGAACTCGGCGATACTCGTGGCGGGGGCGGGTTTGTACCTGCTGTTCAGCCTGTTCACCCGCTACGTGCAGACTCCTACCACCGCCGATTACGGATTCGCACTGCCCGGTGTCGCCGCGGGTGCGGCACTGATCCCGTTCTCACTGCTCGGATTCGTTGCGGGAAAGGCGGTTCCGCGACTCGTCGCGCGCCTCACCGAACGCTGGACCTACGCGTTCTCGAGCGCCGTCGCCGTCGCCGGCGCGCTGCTGTTCGCGGTGGGCAACCGGTCGCTGCCGGCCGTGCTCGTCGCGATCGCCCTGCTCGGCTTCGCCGTCGGAGGTGTGTTCGCGGTGATGCCCAAGCTCGTCCTCGTCGGCGTGCCTCGAGCGGAAACGGCGAGTGTGCTCTCGATCAACCAGATCGCCCGCAGCATCGGAATGAGCATCGGCAGCGCGCTCGCCGGGCTCCTGCTGTCCGCCACCACCCCGGACGACGCGCTGCTCCCCACCCGGAACGGCTACGTCACCGCAGCGCTGTGGGCGCTCCCCGCGCTCGCCGTCAGCGCACTCATCATCGCCACCGATCGATCCCGGCGGACCGAATCGAGCGTTTCACAGTCCTGA